Below is a window of Populus alba chromosome 2, ASM523922v2, whole genome shotgun sequence DNA.
gacaaaaattaaataagcacATGCATGAAAGCACCAGTCTAAGCAATTTCtatttataaatgttaatagGAACGAATTCTGAGGTCAGCTCTTAATTGATAAATGCAGGAACTGGAACTGGCTCTAAAACAGTCCCGTCATCAACTGGAACATCTGATGGAAGTATTGTCAAAACACCCCTTCATTTTGtgctcttctttctctttgtgGCATGGAGTGGTTCAGCTGTTACCAAATTCTGAGTCCCAAAAGTGGTTTGTGCCTGTGGGATTATACTTTGAAAGTTTCCAGAGTGATTTGTGCCCTTTTGGATCATTGATTATGATTACCggatcctatttatttttgtacaaTGCTGTTAAAGATGATTCTTGTCATCACCTGTACAGTGTGATTGTATTATTTGTTTGGTTGGCTTAATTAATGAATAATGGAAGCCGTACCGATTCCTTCCAAAAACCATTGTCAATTCTTCAATCTCCAATTTTCTTAGCTCTTGAAGATAGGAAACTCTGATAAAGAACGATCAATCCCAGGAAAAATTCCCCTCAGCTATCATGAGAAAGTTCGCATCACATTACAGAAATCTATAAATAGTTCATTGCAGTTTAAGTTTTAGATTACCAATTTTGTTATGCTTCCATTCTAGTTCTAGAGGATGAAGCATGCGCATCTTCTTCCGGCAGCAGATTGCTGTGGAATAATGAGATTTTCAGAGAGTTGCATTGACAAATTATACGAAGTCTTAAGAATTGTGTGGAAATATGATCAGGGCgggcaaaaaagaaaagcaaaggagaaaacttaaataaaatgaactccTAGTGATAGGAacacctgattttttttttgcaatatttcATTCTCTAGTTCCTTACCCTATCAATTTCCAATTCCTAGTTATTAACTAGAGATTTATGGgaaatattgattaattttaaattaattttatttttaattaaatatgcaaTGCAATTCCCAAAAttatttcacatattttttttttatgaccaagtaatgggaaagaaaaaagaaaaggaaaaaaaaaaagggaatggAGAACGGTACTTGACCAAGTGGCTTAACCTAAATAAGCCTAGTTGCAAGTCTTGGTTTAGGTTGAAGATGTAGATAGCAAGTGAACCCAAACTTTGACTTAAGAAAACTCTAACATGaaatcattttagtaaaaaaaaaaaacatttatattttttcatcttctaGGAGGTAGGATCTCATCAACAAATCACTAAGTTAACTTGtagaaaaaatatcttatagCATTATAAATGAAAGCTAGTGGGTAAAATCCTAAACCACTCCATCAAACTTTCATATAGTTCAGACTAATCATTAAATGCTTTCATAAATTCTTCTACCATTAATGAACCCATAAAATTGAGTTGGGTGTTTTACTATGCAAAACTTTAATGTTCATCTTCTCACATATGGATgggctatataattttttttgttttttcaatttaattcttaaacttcttttaataatttagtcctaattgaaaaccaattaattttgaCTTCTaatgaaaatatgaaattgaaagaagaggAACCGACATGAAAAAGGAATCAAATATGAATGGCATATTAtaagtttcataaaaaatacactttgattcttaaactttaaaaattacatgtaaattatataattttagtaccgcaatatttttttcaattcaattttgatacaaaaatttatttttgttattttttatagttccTGAttgaaagaggagagagagaggttgtTGGATTccgacaataaaaaaaaaaaagtatcattgACACCAATTTAGACCACCAAAACAGATGATATTTGTATCAAATTATTTCATTGATGAAGGGAGTTaatattaagtgtttttttacctttaaagtttataaaaaaaatatatttgagttcGGATTAATTTTTGAACTcgagttgattttgatttttagggtgatttttttattttttatatcataaataaatttatcatgatttcTATAgtgttttatatgtgtttttaattaaaaaaatcatcataatagttagaatcatagtttttaaactcgGCCTGGTTCAAGGCCCGGATTTCAGGTTTTAACCGAGTCACCAGGTCAGCCAGGtcaatctttatttaaaaaaaaattcaaaatgacatcgttttagtaaaaaaaaaaaacaaaaatcaacaatcAAATTTTTAACTAGGTCACCGGATTGGCCAGGTCacatcaaatcataattttttctattttttcattaactCCGTCTAATCTCAGGTCGATCTGTCAAGTCGAATTTAGGTGAGAATGGATAAATCAGATGGCTATCATTTGCCATGAGAGGCGCGTGTACATGACAAAATGTGGGATTAACGAGTCCAattacaaagaagaaaaattaaaagcctAATCAGCAGGCATGACAAGACAGGCCCGCCGCGTGGGCATGACAAAATGTGCCAGAAGTCTTGGTACCAcctaaccttttctttttgttcttcttaTGAACAGTACTACGAACATGACATGAATATACCACCAATCTACTATGTTTCTATGTAAGCTGACTCTATCGTCCTTACCTCTACACAAGCTCATGTGAGAGGTTCTAATTTTTCAGAACTTATTCTTTTCATCAACATTTCTACTTctagttataaaattaattgaaatacacACAAActtactttaatatttatgttaatataaaaaaaaacattccacCACCATTTTGTAGCATTCACTATCTGCTGCACATGTATACACCAAGCTCCCTTTAGCCCCTTGAAACTTTTTTCTTCACCATTGAAGGGTCTTCGAACCTTTAAGGGGACTTATTATGCCAGTTTCCAGTCACTGCAATCACTCCACACCTCATAATATCAGCCACCAGCTCATCTTCAACATGAAATCTTATCTATCTCAGAGGATTTCCAACCTCATCCTTGTGCATTTGTAACATGTACAATTTGCCAGATCAAATTATAACGTCGATGAAGTTCTTTCCTCCAAATTCTGAACCAGCCACGTTTTGTTCCTCATATTTTGGATCATACTtgaggaagaaattgaagagtCATACCCACGGGTTATATGCGTATGATTTATTTACAACCTTTTCAAGTTTGATTAGTTTTTCGAGATGAGTTACGAATGTTTCCTTGGGTGAAAATACATAAGAACCCAAGTTCTTGGACATTGGTTTCAACAGTACTTGATGGTCTTCAATTTATATGCTTATGGACCAGCAACCTGATCCTATGATCAGTTTGCGTTGCTTAGtggatttttttctaaatttctcGGGGGCTTTCAGCTACATGTAAACAATATTGGAGCAAGTGTGACCTTCTTCAGCTCCCATCTGATCGGATGCACAGCACATATTGTGTTCTTGATCTTTCGTACAATGTAGCCTGAGCCTCGTATTCAAAGCTGGTAGTTTAAAAGCTCCACGGCTCCCAAAATTATCCAGAAATATGAAAAATTGCTGGTCTCGAATCTAATTAGACAACAGTAAGTAACAATCACGAGTTCAAAAATAGTTGGCCAGCCAACCATCATACACTTAACTCCATTGACACATCAACGCATCATCACTGGTGTCTGATAACAAAGTATGGTtgttaaaacaaataaacaagataattcGGAAAATTTCCACCAAAATTTCTATAGTAAGGAACTTAGCTTTCGAGTAGCAAGAATGGTTGAGCTTCTTGCAAAATTTCTACCAAATGCACCCCAATTTAGTAAAAGTTGGCCATCCATACATAACTACAATATTCTGTTCCACACTAGCCTCGGACTATAAATCCACTCCTGAACTCAGTCTCTTCAAACCACAGAACTGAGCTCCTGTGTGTAAACTTCCCCCGGCTAGACATATAAAGATCCTATTCTCCTCAAATTTCTAGCTTCCTTGCTTGCCACATAATTCAGCACCTCCAAATGGCTTCAAAAGGGGTTCAGTTAAGTCTAATGCTAGTCCTTTCAATGATGCTTTGTCATGGAGCCACAGCTCAATCAGGCTGCACCACCGCCCTCATGGGCCTAGCACCATGCCTGAACTATGTTACAGGAAATTCCTCGACTCCATCATCTTCCTGCTGCTCACAGCTAGCTACTGTTGTCCAATCACAGCCACAGTGTCTTTGTACATTGGTCAATGGGGGAGGATCCTCATTTGGTATTGCTATTAACCAAACCCGGGCTCTAGCACTCCCTGGAGCTTGTAATGTGAAAACACCACCAGTTAGCCAGTGCAAAGGTAGAGTGTCGACTTGCGCTTGTGCTTAATTACATCTCATATTTTATAACAAGAAGACTGGtacattttattaatatttggtAATGTTTAATCAGCTGCTAATGTTCCGGCAACTTCACCAGCAAGTTCTCCAGTGCTGAGTCCTCCAGCAGATTCTTCAGATGCAACACCCGAAGCTCCCACTACAGTAACAACACCAAGCATTCCAGCAGGTCAATAACATTTCAGGAATTAGAAAAATTCAAGCAGTTCTATATTTTCCCTAAACCAAAATAGGCAGGCCAGCTATAATCATCACATAGCAAAATATGTGAAAGTTTTGTAGCAAAATAAATGTCAACCTCTACTGTATACATCCTGTTTCTCTAACTTGACATGTTATTTCATTGATGACTGCAGGAAGTGGATCTAAGACAGTCCCAACATCAACAGGCACATCAGATGCGAGCATTACGAGAATGCAACTTCATCTCACAATCTTCGTATTTATCACTGCTTTATGTACCTCGGGCATCGTTAGATTCTGAGCTTTCTACCTACAAAGAATCGCCAGAGCTTGTTCTCCCAGTTTGCTATTACATTTTCACTTGTAACTATGTGGAGTTTGCATTGTTGCTGTTTTATGGTGCATCTGTTGTTTGATTGTCGAAACTTGTGAGAATGACAGGCTACCCCTGTCCTTGCATCTGAAAGTACTGAAGAAGTGAAACATGAAATTTTTTACAGCTTACAAGATACAGTGTCTAGTTATCTGAAATTGAGAAGCTACAAAACTGTTGAGATACAACTAAATATTTATGGATTAGCAGACAATGAAACTAATTACAGAAACTGCTAATTGCTAGAAGAACAGAGTTAAACATtgctaaaaaaaagagagagagcatgTCAGATTCAATGATCGGGTGTT
It encodes the following:
- the LOC118049352 gene encoding non-specific lipid transfer protein GPI-anchored 15-like, which codes for MASKGVQLSLMLVLSMMLCHGATAQSGCTTALMGLAPCLNYVTGNSSTPSSSCCSQLATVVQSQPQCLCTLVNGGGSSFGIAINQTRALALPGACNVKTPPVSQCKAANVPATSPASSPVLSPPADSSDATPEAPTTVTTPSIPAGSGSKTVPTSTGTSDASITRMQLHLTIFVFITALCTSGIVRF